A window of the Bdellovibrio sp. ZAP7 genome harbors these coding sequences:
- a CDS encoding ATP-binding protein, which yields MKTLRRKPKRSLRTILIVWSLLFSVVPLAFVTLYSMKKYERAIDHELTQRLKGNAREVEIMLNDYRTSLQQRRERYLRDPSLTYHLSMGDGNTVRNVASTWIRSDDTSSLTFFNREGRMLASVFKDNKGNVRSFMPGQDAVFLSAKYMAEVKEKDEVGVAEYSDDHKLNLIVISRVNNGSGRLIGYMEQVIDLNQAYLTKIKNRLKLELILFKDNGDMVAASHADFYLYKKDFFKNYFHPQKDLFFDLNVRSAPYGFLVYPLDWGISKFYVALGASKSESAAVLRNVNIAFMTVVGAVVMLLILTILVTSSWVLKPLYDLVDALQSFESQEQAVTIPVKNDTEIGLLTESFNEMSKKIWTARSDLRKKITELESANRELKETQTKLVHSAKMVSLGQLVAGVAHELNNPIGFIYSNMTYLRDYSDKLIKLVESAEKDVTKLPALKEEYEFDYIVKDMPKLISSCQDGARRTRDIVLGLRNFSRLEEAKLQEIDLHQSLDTTLNLLQGEIKGRLEIHRQYEPTPHIHCYASQINQVFMNILSNAVQAIEGTGHIWISTLPLKDYKPNKDSKLNKSGWVQISIQDSGKGMSAETIDKIFDPFFTTKGVGQGTGLGLSISYGIVQNHGGEVQVRSEVGVGTEFIVILPIFPPVQEKNTQLLS from the coding sequence GTGAAAACGCTAAGACGGAAACCTAAAAGATCCCTGCGCACGATTTTAATCGTGTGGTCTCTTTTATTTTCTGTCGTTCCCCTGGCTTTCGTAACTCTTTACTCGATGAAGAAATACGAAAGAGCCATTGATCACGAATTAACTCAAAGACTTAAGGGCAATGCTCGTGAAGTGGAAATCATGCTGAATGATTACCGCACTTCTTTGCAACAACGTCGCGAACGTTACCTGCGGGATCCAAGTTTGACCTATCATTTGTCGATGGGTGACGGGAATACAGTTCGTAACGTCGCAAGTACGTGGATTCGTTCAGATGATACTTCCAGTCTGACTTTCTTTAATCGTGAAGGTCGCATGCTGGCTTCAGTCTTTAAAGATAACAAGGGCAATGTGCGCAGCTTTATGCCTGGCCAAGACGCCGTCTTTTTGTCAGCGAAATACATGGCCGAGGTTAAGGAAAAAGATGAAGTGGGAGTCGCTGAGTACAGTGATGATCACAAACTGAATTTGATCGTGATCTCGAGAGTGAATAATGGCAGCGGAAGATTGATTGGTTATATGGAGCAGGTGATTGATTTGAATCAGGCATACCTGACTAAAATCAAAAACCGTTTGAAGCTTGAGTTGATCTTATTTAAAGACAACGGCGACATGGTCGCTGCGAGCCACGCGGATTTCTATCTTTATAAAAAAGATTTTTTTAAGAACTACTTCCATCCGCAAAAAGATCTGTTCTTTGATTTGAACGTTCGCTCAGCTCCCTATGGATTCCTGGTTTATCCACTTGATTGGGGTATCTCAAAATTCTATGTGGCATTGGGTGCTTCAAAAAGTGAATCAGCTGCAGTCCTTCGCAATGTGAATATCGCATTTATGACGGTCGTTGGTGCGGTGGTGATGCTGCTGATCCTTACGATCTTAGTAACATCCAGCTGGGTTTTAAAACCTCTGTATGATCTGGTGGATGCCTTGCAGTCGTTCGAGTCTCAAGAACAAGCGGTTACTATTCCAGTTAAGAATGACACGGAAATCGGATTATTGACTGAAAGTTTCAATGAAATGAGTAAGAAGATCTGGACTGCGCGTTCTGACCTTAGAAAAAAAATCACGGAACTTGAATCTGCTAACCGCGAGCTGAAAGAAACACAAACTAAGCTGGTTCACTCGGCAAAAATGGTTTCTTTGGGGCAGCTGGTTGCGGGTGTAGCGCATGAGTTGAATAATCCAATTGGATTTATTTACTCGAACATGACTTATCTGCGTGATTACAGCGACAAGCTGATCAAACTTGTTGAGTCTGCAGAAAAAGATGTAACTAAACTTCCAGCGCTCAAAGAAGAATACGAATTCGACTATATCGTGAAAGATATGCCGAAATTGATTTCATCTTGTCAAGATGGCGCTCGTCGTACGCGCGACATCGTTCTGGGCTTAAGAAACTTCTCTCGCTTGGAAGAAGCAAAGCTGCAGGAAATCGATTTGCATCAAAGCTTGGATACGACACTGAATTTGTTGCAAGGGGAGATCAAAGGGCGTTTGGAAATCCATCGTCAGTACGAACCCACGCCGCATATTCACTGCTATGCAAGTCAGATCAACCAGGTCTTTATGAACATCCTCTCAAATGCTGTGCAGGCGATTGAGGGCACGGGTCATATCTGGATTTCAACTTTGCCTTTGAAGGACTATAAGCCTAATAAAGATAGCAAACTGAATAAATCGGGATGGGTGCAAATCTCAATTCAAGACAGTGGCAAAGGCATGAGTGCTGAAACGATCGATAAGATTTTCGATCCTTTCTTCACGACCAAAGGTGTGGGGCAGGGGACTGGGTTAGGTCTTAGTATTTCCTATGGAATTGTGCAAAATCACGGTGGGGAAGTCCAAGTTCGTTCTGAAGTTGGCGTTGGCACTGAGTTTATTGTCATCCTACCGATCTTCCCGCCGGTACAAGAGAAAAACACACAACTTTTGTCCTAA
- a CDS encoding glycerol-3-phosphate dehydrogenase/oxidase: MKNFSFVNRIQNLSKMKSQEFDLIIIGGGINGAGVARDACARGMSVALVETRDFASGTSSRSSKMVHGGIRYLENMDFKLVYEALNERNKLFEMAPHLVHPLRFMLPLYKESRVGMFKMGLGMWLYDILALFQSPEMHERLDSKESMERMTALREKDLLGSYVYSDGYMDDDRLVYETLRSANELGMVAANYVSATGADFGADGKISSVHCEDQLSKEKFTIRGRHVISSVGPWTDQLGDKLFKDWKKILRPTKGIHLTLPQHRLPLTSAVVMGAEKGNRIVFGIPRHDMIIIGTTDTDFKESPENVGVTPEDVKYLLDITSHYFPGANLTPHDVISSYAGVRPLVNDGSSSEGKTSREHTIIDDPRGVTFVAGGKYTTYRLMCQQTVSHALKSFPVEDRARFAKKDTAVAFNKYTTESAFHDAQVLASAWAQEYGRPVADVVALAQRYGREAEVILSKYDHRYSYWQLEAAQAIDNTMCLNLSDFFSRRVHLFLADRNHGLKHLDEIAQVFKEKLSWSEKRMHEEKHALSEYMGRELEWKKHF, translated from the coding sequence ATGAAGAATTTTTCCTTCGTGAATCGTATTCAGAATTTGTCCAAAATGAAGTCTCAGGAATTTGATTTGATCATCATCGGTGGTGGAATCAATGGAGCCGGTGTCGCACGTGATGCCTGTGCTCGTGGGATGTCGGTCGCTTTGGTTGAAACTCGAGACTTTGCTTCAGGAACCTCTTCTCGTTCCAGCAAAATGGTTCACGGTGGAATTCGCTATTTGGAAAACATGGATTTCAAATTAGTTTACGAGGCTTTAAACGAGCGCAATAAACTTTTTGAAATGGCTCCGCACCTGGTTCATCCACTTCGTTTCATGCTGCCGCTTTATAAAGAAAGCCGTGTAGGCATGTTCAAAATGGGCCTAGGGATGTGGCTTTACGATATTTTGGCTTTATTCCAATCTCCAGAAATGCATGAGCGTCTTGATAGCAAAGAATCCATGGAGCGCATGACAGCTCTTCGGGAAAAGGATCTGTTAGGCTCTTACGTTTATTCAGATGGCTACATGGATGATGATCGCCTGGTTTATGAAACTTTGCGTTCGGCAAATGAACTGGGCATGGTCGCTGCCAATTACGTGAGTGCGACAGGTGCTGATTTTGGTGCTGATGGAAAAATCTCCTCTGTTCACTGCGAAGATCAATTAAGCAAAGAGAAATTTACGATTCGTGGTCGTCACGTGATCAGCTCCGTAGGTCCTTGGACAGATCAATTGGGCGACAAGCTTTTCAAAGACTGGAAGAAAATCCTTCGTCCTACAAAAGGCATTCATTTGACGTTGCCTCAACATCGTCTGCCACTGACAAGTGCGGTGGTGATGGGCGCTGAAAAAGGTAATCGTATCGTCTTCGGGATTCCACGTCATGACATGATTATTATCGGTACGACAGACACAGATTTTAAAGAATCTCCTGAAAACGTCGGCGTAACTCCTGAAGACGTAAAATATCTTTTGGATATTACTTCCCATTATTTCCCAGGGGCGAATTTGACTCCGCACGATGTGATTTCCAGTTATGCGGGGGTTCGTCCTTTGGTGAATGACGGTTCCTCCTCAGAGGGAAAAACCAGTCGTGAGCACACGATTATCGATGATCCTCGCGGCGTTACATTTGTGGCGGGCGGCAAGTACACGACTTACCGCTTGATGTGCCAACAAACGGTTTCCCACGCGCTAAAAAGTTTTCCTGTGGAAGATCGTGCGCGATTTGCCAAAAAAGATACGGCAGTGGCGTTTAATAAATACACCACTGAGAGCGCATTCCACGACGCACAAGTTCTGGCAAGCGCATGGGCTCAGGAGTACGGGCGTCCAGTGGCAGATGTTGTCGCATTGGCGCAAAGATATGGTCGGGAAGCCGAAGTTATTCTCTCTAAATATGATCATCGCTACTCTTACTGGCAACTCGAAGCAGCGCAGGCTATCGACAACACGATGTGCTTAAATCTCAGCGACTTTTTCTCTCGACGAGTGCATTTGTTCCTCGCGGATCGCAATCACGGATTGAAGCATCTCGACGAAATTGCGCAGGTTTTCAAAGAGAAATTGAGTTGGTCTGAGAAGCGCATGCACGAAGAGAAACACGCTCTGTCAGAGTATATGGGTCGGGAGCTGGAGTGGAAAAAACACTTCTGA
- a CDS encoding molecular chaperone produces the protein MKFFAATSLILFCSSTFAFRLDPMVVNFAPSGKLATQVVTLDNPTGDKIPVQVEVLTRDEKSGTEKRDKTSEFTIYPEQVVLLPHEKRNVRITFTGEADKEEKSYRIVATQLPVELKEKNAKAAKKTGANVTFMLQYVASAYVTPKDATADVKVKEVKVTSPKNIAVTVSNEGSAHKIVYVKSFKVMEKGKVVEELTKPQGIDGVNFLAKTQKTVSLPLTKSLKGIEASVSMELAESAD, from the coding sequence ATGAAGTTCTTTGCAGCAACATCACTCATTCTATTTTGTTCATCCACTTTTGCATTTCGTCTGGATCCCATGGTTGTGAATTTCGCACCGTCGGGAAAGTTGGCAACACAAGTTGTCACTTTGGATAATCCGACCGGCGATAAAATTCCAGTTCAGGTGGAAGTCCTGACTCGCGATGAAAAAAGCGGAACCGAAAAGCGCGATAAAACCAGCGAATTTACAATCTATCCCGAACAGGTCGTTCTGCTGCCTCATGAAAAAAGAAATGTGCGCATCACCTTTACGGGAGAAGCGGATAAGGAAGAAAAATCTTACCGCATCGTCGCCACGCAACTTCCTGTCGAGTTGAAGGAGAAAAACGCCAAGGCAGCCAAAAAGACCGGCGCTAACGTGACCTTCATGCTTCAATACGTGGCCTCCGCTTACGTGACTCCTAAGGACGCAACTGCCGATGTTAAAGTGAAAGAGGTCAAAGTGACTTCTCCTAAAAATATCGCGGTTACGGTTTCCAATGAAGGTAGCGCACATAAAATCGTCTATGTGAAATCATTTAAAGTTATGGAAAAGGGCAAGGTCGTCGAAGAATTGACGAAGCCTCAAGGTATAGATGGCGTAAATTTCCTGGCTAAAACTCAAAAGACCGTTTCTCTTCCTCTAACTAAATCTTTGAAGGGCATTGAAGCTTCTGTATCGATGGAGCTTGCGGAGTCCGCGGATTGA
- a CDS encoding fimbrial biogenesis outer membrane usher protein: MRFLATIAILFISAIASAAGVRPDLPKPYLMAPVILDSREMVQVWVFPRDSRKEFMIESAPLMEALQKTLKDSNFKIVKSLVQPQGVISVASLDAAGLKPQWNEANLELILNIPLNYRKAKELSVTYIEVDENKYYRPDAHSGYLNIRASQPFQYGDGTSSADSKMPLVGRLDLVENIKGVVLEAGAEFQEHAEYPWTRQDTRLRTDDEEHMIRYTLGDLTTYSRGLQSAPSLGGFSFSREFSIQPYRTLRPISRTEIEIKRPSVVEVYVNGVLTSQQRLGPGRFNVRDFPIAIGLSDVKIKVRDDLGQEESYDFSLLFENSILNEGTQEFSYNFGNPWVQEQGDRTYSQDGVFTSLYHRWGVRDDLTLGINFQNYLDKTMPGVEISKIAQWGLASLDTAYGTANGLGGWGSRLTYRSLDRMYGYNVPFVAAAEVLMRDPNFQPPVAIDGLPLNLLRRYDLQLSTAFGLGGIWGVGGGYEDVPPNASDRRFYRTNLSYPINVSNRIEFSIVREVSDKQEDRGLISYFWSEPAGRYSVSAYHETQTKSTTATVNRNNFYQYDDVRASASLQRVNESTNGSMYLEYLTQPASYRWDQFSTTTSLGQRVSTSTLGVSTAFAWVGTRGAFSQPITDSFVLIASDNFPENAEMLVNPLGAKGEAQLGPRSNTVLKDRTSYYRYMVNLDSTSLPTGYLLDKEYYGAMPTYKSGILIETTLNRKVMVKGRLRMKDGSPLALVAADVMNDKGQLVDNTFFTNRDGQFVIEGLAPGSYKIVTDRPDLSGISLTVMDDPNNSVNVGDLIVTKEER; encoded by the coding sequence TTGAGATTTCTAGCAACCATTGCTATTTTATTTATTTCGGCGATTGCCTCAGCTGCAGGCGTGCGTCCTGATTTGCCTAAGCCCTACCTAATGGCACCCGTTATTTTGGACAGTCGGGAAATGGTGCAAGTCTGGGTTTTCCCCAGAGACTCACGCAAAGAATTTATGATTGAGTCCGCTCCGTTGATGGAGGCATTGCAAAAGACCCTTAAAGATTCAAACTTCAAGATTGTAAAGTCCCTGGTCCAACCTCAAGGAGTCATCAGTGTTGCAAGCCTGGATGCTGCCGGATTAAAGCCGCAGTGGAACGAAGCGAATCTTGAATTGATTCTGAATATTCCCCTGAACTATCGAAAAGCCAAAGAGCTGAGTGTCACTTATATCGAAGTCGACGAAAATAAATACTATCGACCTGATGCCCACAGTGGTTATTTGAATATACGCGCCAGTCAGCCCTTTCAATACGGGGATGGTACATCTTCTGCTGACAGCAAAATGCCGTTAGTGGGTCGTTTGGATTTAGTCGAAAACATCAAAGGTGTTGTCCTTGAGGCCGGGGCGGAATTTCAAGAACATGCCGAGTATCCCTGGACTCGTCAGGATACGCGTCTAAGAACTGACGATGAAGAACACATGATCCGTTATACGCTGGGGGATTTGACGACTTATTCGCGCGGTTTACAAAGTGCTCCGTCGCTGGGTGGCTTTTCCTTTAGTCGTGAGTTCTCGATTCAGCCGTACCGCACTCTTCGTCCTATCAGTCGTACCGAGATTGAAATCAAGCGACCCTCAGTCGTTGAAGTATATGTGAATGGTGTTCTGACCAGTCAACAGCGCCTGGGCCCCGGAAGATTCAATGTTCGTGATTTTCCAATTGCGATTGGTCTGAGCGACGTAAAGATCAAGGTGCGTGACGATTTGGGACAGGAAGAGTCCTATGATTTTTCCTTATTGTTTGAAAATTCTATTCTGAATGAAGGAACGCAGGAATTTTCTTACAACTTTGGTAACCCTTGGGTGCAAGAGCAGGGCGATCGCACCTACTCCCAAGACGGTGTGTTCACGTCATTGTATCATCGTTGGGGTGTCAGGGACGATTTAACTTTGGGAATAAATTTTCAGAATTATCTGGATAAGACAATGCCCGGAGTAGAAATTTCCAAAATTGCTCAATGGGGATTAGCTTCTTTAGATACCGCTTACGGAACCGCGAATGGATTGGGTGGCTGGGGAAGTCGTCTGACTTATCGAAGTTTAGATCGCATGTACGGTTATAATGTTCCTTTTGTTGCGGCAGCAGAAGTACTGATGCGAGATCCAAACTTTCAACCACCAGTTGCGATTGACGGACTGCCACTGAATTTACTTCGCCGTTATGATCTGCAACTGTCCACAGCATTTGGATTAGGCGGGATATGGGGAGTGGGCGGCGGATATGAAGACGTTCCCCCAAATGCTTCCGATCGTCGTTTCTATCGAACGAATTTAAGCTATCCAATCAATGTTTCGAATCGCATCGAATTTTCAATTGTGCGCGAAGTCTCAGACAAACAAGAGGACCGCGGATTGATTTCCTATTTCTGGTCAGAGCCAGCAGGTCGCTACAGTGTAAGTGCGTATCATGAAACTCAAACCAAAAGCACCACTGCGACCGTCAATCGTAACAACTTCTATCAGTATGATGACGTCAGAGCGTCCGCATCTTTGCAAAGGGTGAATGAAAGTACCAATGGCAGTATGTATCTGGAATATCTGACTCAGCCCGCAAGTTATCGCTGGGACCAGTTTTCGACGACGACAAGTCTGGGGCAAAGAGTTTCGACTTCAACATTGGGTGTGTCGACCGCATTTGCTTGGGTGGGAACGCGTGGTGCATTTTCTCAACCGATCACCGACAGCTTCGTGTTGATCGCTTCGGATAATTTTCCTGAAAATGCGGAGATGTTAGTTAATCCATTGGGAGCCAAGGGTGAGGCGCAGTTGGGACCACGATCAAATACGGTGTTAAAGGATCGCACGTCGTATTACCGTTACATGGTGAATTTGGATTCGACGTCTTTACCGACAGGATATCTGCTGGATAAAGAATACTATGGTGCTATGCCAACATATAAGAGCGGTATCCTGATCGAAACGACTTTGAATCGCAAAGTCATGGTTAAAGGTCGTCTGAGAATGAAAGACGGCTCACCGCTGGCTCTGGTTGCTGCTGACGTAATGAATGATAAAGGCCAATTGGTGGATAACACTTTCTTCACCAATCGTGATGGTCAATTCGTAATTGAAGGATTGGCTCCAGGTTCTTATAAAATCGTAACTGATCGTCCTGACTTATCTGGTATCAGTTTAACTGTAATGGATGATCCTAATAATTCTGTGAACGTAGGTGACTTGATCGTCACTAAGGAGGAGCGATGA
- a CDS encoding rod shape-determining protein produces MSFFDKVQDYFSNDIAIDLGTANTLVYVKGRGIILDEPSVVAVQKNYRGMQNRVLAVGKEAKDMLGRTPGSIVAIRPIKDGVIADFEVTQSMLKYFIGKSLGEKKSFIRPRIIICVPYGITQVEKRAVKEAAQSAGAREVYLIEEPMAAAIGAGLPITEPSGNMVVDMGGGTTGVAVISLGGIVYCKSIKVAGDKFDEAIINYVRRQFNLLIGERTAELIKIQIGNAYPFEDEKTMEIKGRDLVAGAPKTIEITSSQVNDALMDPLSEVVDAVRTALEKTPPELASDIVDNGIVLTGGGALLANLDVLLRERTGLPVSIAEDPLSCVVMGSGKVLDQLDLLRQLTVD; encoded by the coding sequence ATGAGTTTTTTTGATAAAGTACAAGACTATTTTTCGAATGATATCGCAATCGACTTGGGCACAGCGAACACACTTGTGTACGTTAAAGGCCGCGGAATCATTCTTGATGAACCTTCTGTCGTAGCAGTTCAAAAGAACTATCGCGGAATGCAAAACCGTGTTCTTGCTGTCGGTAAAGAAGCAAAGGACATGTTGGGAAGAACTCCTGGTTCTATCGTAGCAATTCGTCCGATCAAAGACGGTGTTATCGCCGACTTTGAAGTAACACAATCCATGCTTAAATATTTCATCGGTAAATCTTTGGGCGAGAAAAAATCTTTCATCCGTCCTCGTATCATCATCTGTGTTCCTTACGGAATCACTCAGGTGGAAAAACGCGCCGTTAAAGAAGCCGCTCAATCAGCTGGTGCGCGCGAAGTTTATTTGATCGAAGAACCAATGGCAGCAGCAATCGGTGCAGGTCTTCCAATTACAGAACCATCGGGCAACATGGTTGTCGACATGGGTGGTGGTACTACTGGTGTTGCAGTTATCTCTTTGGGCGGTATCGTTTATTGTAAATCTATCAAAGTTGCCGGCGATAAATTTGATGAAGCAATCATCAACTACGTACGTCGTCAGTTCAATTTGTTGATCGGTGAAAGAACTGCTGAATTGATCAAAATCCAAATTGGTAACGCGTATCCATTCGAAGACGAAAAAACGATGGAAATCAAAGGTCGTGACCTTGTAGCGGGTGCTCCGAAAACTATCGAGATCACAAGCTCTCAAGTGAACGATGCCTTGATGGATCCTTTGTCTGAAGTGGTTGATGCTGTTCGTACAGCGCTTGAAAAAACTCCGCCAGAGCTTGCTTCTGATATCGTAGATAATGGAATCGTTCTCACAGGTGGTGGTGCATTGCTTGCGAACCTGGACGTTTTGCTAAGAGAACGTACGGGATTGCCAGTTTCTATCGCTGAAGATCCTTTGAGCTGCGTAGTTATGGGTTCAGGCAAAGTTCTAGACCAACTGGATCTTCTCAGACAGCTGACAGTCGACTAA
- a CDS encoding HAD family phosphatase, which produces MKYKDYSSDIWNAINNTLDQVLKEQDQPIAAFDADGTLWDIDLGETFFHYQIDNKLVQLPPSPWEHYETMKAADPRKAYLWLAQICQGKSLTQVREWAKAGVKDVSPVPIFSEQKKLIQLLLSKGVQIYVITASVKWAVEAGADLVGLEHDNIIGVETETHNDIITEQQKGVITYRQGKVEALLAKTGGKLPFLASGNTMGDFNLLESATHLRLAVSAASRDDKIFKTEAELAQNAADKGWLHHRFI; this is translated from the coding sequence ATGAAATACAAAGATTATTCCTCTGACATTTGGAACGCCATTAACAACACGCTCGACCAGGTACTGAAAGAGCAAGATCAACCGATTGCTGCTTTCGACGCCGATGGAACTTTGTGGGATATCGATTTAGGGGAAACCTTTTTCCACTATCAAATCGACAACAAGCTGGTACAGCTTCCTCCGTCCCCATGGGAGCATTACGAAACTATGAAGGCCGCTGATCCTCGCAAAGCCTATTTGTGGCTGGCGCAAATCTGCCAGGGGAAATCTCTGACACAGGTTCGTGAATGGGCGAAAGCGGGTGTTAAAGATGTATCTCCTGTCCCGATTTTTTCGGAGCAAAAAAAGCTGATCCAACTGCTTTTGTCAAAAGGGGTGCAGATCTATGTCATCACTGCTTCTGTTAAATGGGCAGTTGAGGCTGGCGCGGATCTGGTAGGCCTAGAACACGACAATATCATTGGCGTTGAAACGGAAACTCACAACGACATCATCACGGAACAGCAAAAAGGCGTGATCACTTACCGCCAAGGTAAAGTCGAAGCGTTGCTGGCAAAAACCGGTGGCAAACTTCCCTTCCTAGCAAGCGGGAACACCATGGGTGATTTTAACCTGCTTGAAAGTGCCACTCACCTGCGCTTGGCGGTCAGTGCAGCTTCCCGTGACGATAAGATCTTTAAAACGGAAGCAGAGCTTGCTCAGAATGCCGCCGACAAAGGTTGGCTTCACCATCGCTTCATCTAA